The Candidatus Bathyarchaeum sp. genome includes the window AACTATAGTTTTTCAGTTTGACTTTTTTTTCTTGATTGTTATTGAGATAATTTTGACATCTAAAAATTCCTTTCATTCAGGTGAACTATTAAAAAACACAGTATCGAATGAAGATGTCATCAAAACTGATTTTTAAAAGGCATAATCATCCCATAAAGTCAACCACACGCAAACTTTATTTTATCAGTTGATGCTGTTTTTTTATTCAATAAAATATATATTCGATTTATTCTAAAATTTGAAAGGAAGTGTTATATTGTCGAATAATTCTGTTAGATTTGATAACAAAAGCCATGGACCCAACTCACGTCACGTCTTTGTTGGTTCAATGGTTTCATTGGTAACTTTGCTCACATGTTTTGAATTAATCAGTGCACTTGACATGACTGCTTTTGTGTCCATATGCTTTTTTAATTTTCTTTTCGTTTTTTTGCTCTTCCCATTACAAGGAGCCATCAGTCACAAAATTATGTTGCTCCTTGCAGGAAACGTTGTAGGCGTAGTTTGGCATTTTTTTATTATCACTTTTGAGAGTGTGTTTGTACACTTTTCAAATACTAACTTCAAAATTATGTTTTTAATTTTTTCTCCCCTTGCCAATTTTATGTGGATAGTTTCCTTGTGGTCCATTAGTTTGTCCGTTATCGCAAAAAACAAACCAAGAAAAAACCAGTTCTGGGAACAAAATTGATTGAAGTTTTAAACATCCTATTCAATGTTTTAGTGGGAATAATCAGCGTTTACATTGCCCGCCATTATTTGTTTACCGTGGCTGCTTTATACCCCAAAAATGATCAGCCACGTCCTGAATACAGCAACGTGGTTTATGAGCCTCGGGTTTCGGTTTTGATTCCTGCCCGTGACGAAGAACAGGTCATAGAACGTATTCTGCAACGGATGACTGAGCTGACATATCCCAAAGACAAATTTGAAGTATTTGTGATAGATGATGCCTCCACCGACCAAACTGCCAAGAACGCCAAACGGTTTGCTAAACATCACGATTTCATTCATTTTATCCAAAGAAACCAACAAGAAGGAGGCAAAGGAAAACCCGAAGTTTTGAATTGTGCCCTCAAGTATGTGACCGGAGAAATCATTTACTGTTTTGATGCAGATTACTATCCCCAAAGAAACGTAATCGAAAAACTAACAGAATCCTTCAAAGACCCCAAAGTCGGCGCAGTCCAAGGACGAGTTACAGTTCTTAACGAGCCTGACACAATAATCACTCGCCTTGTAACTTTGGAACGAACTGGAGGTTATCGGGTTGACCAGTTTGCACGCAACGAACTAAACCTTATTCCCCAATACGGAGGAACAGTCGGAGGCTTCAGAAGAAACTTAATTGAACAACTGGGGGGTTGGGACCCAAACAT containing:
- a CDS encoding glycosyltransferase family 2 protein, whose amino-acid sequence is MIEVLNILFNVLVGIISVYIARHYLFTVAALYPKNDQPRPEYSNVVYEPRVSVLIPARDEEQVIERILQRMTELTYPKDKFEVFVIDDASTDQTAKNAKRFAKHHDFIHFIQRNQQEGGKGKPEVLNCALKYVTGEIIYCFDADYYPQRNVIEKLTESFKDPKVGAVQGRVTVLNEPDTIITRLVTLERTGGYRVDQFARNELNLIPQYGGTVGGFRRNLIEQLGGWDPNMLAEDTDLTFRIYLAGFTVKYLNYADCYEEAVSTWRSYWRQRVRWATGHMQCAFRYMKDVIKSKNLRLRQKVDGFLLLNIYFLPLLAVLAWILGAFLFLFYPTEHLKLLWMVAPLSFYSSVGNFAPFFEVGIAAYLDGRDRICWLIPLLFLTFTFNVLICTKAFLNICIGKILRKKGQAWEKTVHKGNRACNIA